From the Rhinoderma darwinii isolate aRhiDar2 chromosome 12, aRhiDar2.hap1, whole genome shotgun sequence genome, one window contains:
- the LOC142665004 gene encoding low affinity immunoglobulin gamma Fc region receptor III-A-like, translated as MRAQILILIILAAIKHCGAEDKPMVTFTPNWRIIFIYESVTISCNIGSAAQENPRYYWSKDGKPLSHLQTIKIESASAENSGNYQCWVKAGLKSDPVRLDVVGIPLILQTPSVIYIGEPLTLRCHSFSSYQKTNTTFYKNKTFIQFLVNDTELRFTSVDWNVAGSYRCSQQIFFQEKYKTFNAMTIVSVQERPHTSIGEMTSMSLWILVISLLLLLSAALLIFTFRHKLRIRGRPQQHSSTEPARKYCSEEDEVCYMYIDTNHLQRALNTQRPESVSTRLHS; from the exons ATGAGAGCTCAGATTCTCATCCTCATCATCT tgGCTGCAATAAAACATTGTG gagccgAAGACAAACCTATGGTGACCTTCACACCCAACTGgagaattatatttatatatgaatcgGTGACAATATCCTGTAACATTGGATCTGCGGCTCAGGAGAACCCAAGATACTACTGGTCCAAAGATGGTAAACCACTGTCTCATCTTCAAACGATCAAGATAGAATCGGCATCTGCTGAGAATAGCGGGAATTATCAGTGCTGGGTCAAAGCGGGCCTCAAAAGTGATCCGGTCAGACTAGATGTAGTTGGCA TCCCTCTAATCCTGCAGACTCCTTCGGTCATCTATATAGGGGAACCCCTGACCCTGAGATGTCACAGTTTCTCAAGTTACCAAAAAACCAACACGACCTTCTACAAGAATAAAACCTTCATTCAGTTCTTAGTCAACGACACCGAGTTACGATTTACGAGTGTAGACTGGAACGTGGCCGGGTCCTACAGATGCTCCCAACAAATATTTTTCCAGGAGAAGTATAAGACGTTCAACGCGATGACAATTGTGTCGGTCCAAG AGAGACCTCACACATCAATCGGTGAAATGACTTCAATGTCCCTTTGGATTCTGGTAATTTCTCTTCTTCTCCTGCTTTCTGCTGCTCTCCTGATCTTCACGTTCAGACACAAGCTCCGAATTAGAGGACGTCCCCAGCAGCACAGCAGCACAG AACCTGCTAGAAAATACTGCTCGGAAGAAGAtgaagtgtgttacatgtatatagataCGAACCATTTACAGAGAG ctTTGAATACTCAAAGACCAGAAAGTGTAAGTACAAGACTTCATTCTTAA